One region of Bombus affinis isolate iyBomAffi1 chromosome 3, iyBomAffi1.2, whole genome shotgun sequence genomic DNA includes:
- the LOC126914613 gene encoding uncharacterized protein LOC126914613 produces the protein MSSNNVRYDSSSLLKKKTETENREEEEQTEEKDQCRKPWRTLDAPLVDRDDNLYVAVRQSLHRVNRASQNSMSPLRIAETGNRSGVSQESSMGRFSTIKAFFDMGQEEGTRYTCRTTIMGKLKRTLELRKRGASSMESTMNGLKKDVNGNIISD, from the exons ATGTCATCGAACAACGTGCGCTACGATTCTTCATCGTTGTTGAAGAAAAAGACTGAAACGGAGAATAGAGAAGAGGAGGAACAAACAGAGGAGAAGGACCAATGTCGAAAACCGTGGAGAACTTTGGACGCCCCTTTGGTCGATCGCGACGATAACTTATACGTAGCTGTTCGTCAGAGCTTGCACAGAGTTAATCGAGCTTCACAAAATTCAATGTCTCCGCTAAGAATCGCTGAAACTGGGAATAGAAGTGGAGTGTCGCAGGAGTCGAGCATGGGAAGATTTTCCACTATAAAGGCGTTCTTTGATATGGGCCAGGAGGAGGGAACAAGGTACACATGTAGGACCACCATAATGGGCAAGCTGAAGAGGACGCTGGAGTTGAGAAAACGAGGAGCGAGTTCCATGG AATCGACGATGAACGGTTTGAAGAAAGATGTAAACGGCAATATAATATCAGACTAG